In one Sebastes umbrosus isolate fSebUmb1 chromosome 13, fSebUmb1.pri, whole genome shotgun sequence genomic region, the following are encoded:
- the poglut2 gene encoding protein O-glucosyltransferase 2 → MCLRVFPWWLLLFCLQPFRHEVPAAAADSSSVPSAARTLVWGPGLETDLVLPARFFYIQAVDSSGRNLTTSPGEKTFEVKIVAPVEQFTRIWIQVLDRQDGSFLVRYRMYATYTDLHIHVLLKNKHVAKSPFILKGPVYHEGCDCPQPSGSVWEAHMHCPPSFPQIDRDLAAYTNVDPDRNAQEIPQRFGQRQSLCHYTVKDNKIYVKTFGEHVGFRIFMDAILLSLTRKVHLPDIEFFVNLGDWPLEKRKSTEKLHPIFSWCGSNNTRDIVMPTYDLTESVLETMGRVSLDMMSVQANTGPPWPEKNATAFWRGRDSRQERLELVKLARAHPDMIDAAFTNFFFFKHDESLYGPLVKHVSFFDFFKYKYQINIDGTVAAYRLPYLLAGDSVVLKQDSGYYEHFYNELRPWEHYIPIRADLGDLLEKIQWAQDHDEEVQEIALAGQQFARNKLMGNSIYCYYHKLYQEYAKLQVTEPKVREGMELVEQPSDDLFPCSCHRTRAKDEL, encoded by the exons ATGTGTCTGCGGGTGTTTCCGtggtggctgctgctcttctgtCTGCAGCCGTTCAGACATGAAGTcccggctgcagcagcagactcCTCCTCGGTACCCAGCGCTGCTAGGACTCTGGTCTGGGGACCGGGACTCGAGACGGACCTGGTGCTGCCGGCTCGGTTCTTCTACATACAGGCGGTGGACAGCTCGGGGAGgaa TTTAACAACATCACCTGGtgagaaaacatttgaggtgaagATTGTAGCTCCAGTGGAGCAGTTCACCAGGATTTGGATACAGGTCCTGGATCGTCAGGATGGCTCCTTCCTGGTCCGCTACAGAATGTACGCCACCTACACGGACCTCCACATCCACGTTCTGCTCAAGAACAAGCACGTCGCCAAGTCACCTTTTATCCTCAAAG GCCCAGTCTACCATGAGGGCTGTGACTGTCCCCAGCCCAGTGGTTCTGTATGGGAGGCCCACATGCACTGTCCTCCGTCCTTCCCTCAGATAGACCGGGACCTGGCCGCCTACACTAACGTCGACCCAGATCGTAACGCGCAGGAGATCCCACAGCGCTTTGGACAGAGACAAAGCCTCTGCCACTACACTGTCAAAGACAACAAG ATCTACGTTAAAACTTTTGGAGAGCATGTGGGGTTCAGAATCTTTATGGACGCCATCCTCCTGTCACTCACCAGAAAG GTACATCTCCCTGATATAGAGTTCTTTGTTAACCTGGGTGACTGGCCGCTGGAGAAGAGGAAATCCACAGAGAAGCTTCATCCCATCTTTTCCTGGTGTGGCTCCAACAATACCAGAGATATCGTCATGCCCACGTATGACCTGACTGAGTCTGTCCTTGAGACCATGGGGAG AGTAAGTCTGGACATGATGTCGGTGCAGGCCAACACGGGGCCGCCCTGGCCAGAGAAGAACGCCACGGCCTTCTGGAGGGGCCGGGACAGTCGGCAGGAACGTCTGGAGCTGGTCAAGCTCGCCAGGGCTCACCCCGACATGATAGACGCTGCCTTCaccaacttcttcttcttcaaacaTGATGAGAGTCTCTATGGGCCGCTGGTCAAACACGTTTCTTTCTTTGATTTTTTCAAG TACAAGTACCAAATAAACATCGACGGCACCGTGGCAGCGTATCGACTGCCGTACCTACTAGCAGGAGACAGTGTTGTCTTGAAGCAGGATTCTGGCTACTACGAGCATTTCTACAATGAGCTTCGACCGTGGGAGCACTACATCCCCATCAGGGCGGACCTCGGAGACCTGCTGGAAAAGATCCAGTGGGCTCAAGACCACGATGAAGAG GTGCAGGAAATTGCACTGGCGGGTCAGCAGTTTGCCCGCAATAAACTCATGGGAAACAGCATATATTGTTACTACCACAAACTTTACCAG GAGTATGCCAAACTCCAGGTCACAGAGCCCAAGGTTCGTGAAGGCATGGAGCTGGTGGAGCAGCCCAGTGACGACCTGTTCCCATGTTCCTGCCACAGGACGAGG